One window of the Pseudomonas sihuiensis genome contains the following:
- a CDS encoding c-type cytochrome yields MKTLTKLAGLGCLLLSAPVFAAQCTTAQQHKGEALFTSECSVCHSVTVGGATKMGPNLKGLFGRTSGSLPGFSYSQAMKAKAVEWQMQSLEQFIASPQAFVAGTYMPYMGLANAEDRHAVACFLSTQK; encoded by the coding sequence TTGAAAACCCTAACCAAGCTGGCCGGCCTTGGCTGCCTGCTGCTGTCCGCGCCCGTGTTCGCGGCGCAATGCACCACTGCGCAGCAGCACAAGGGTGAGGCGCTGTTTACCAGCGAATGCTCGGTGTGCCATTCGGTCACCGTGGGCGGTGCCACCAAGATGGGGCCGAATCTCAAGGGCCTGTTTGGTCGAACCTCGGGGAGTCTGCCTGGTTTCAGCTATTCCCAGGCGATGAAGGCGAAGGCGGTCGAATGGCAGATGCAAAGCCTGGAGCAGTTCATCGCTTCACCTCAGGCATTCGTGGCCGGTACCTACATGCCCTACATGGGCCTGGCGAATGCCGAGGATCGCCATGCAGTGGCGTGCTTCCTGAGCACGCAGAAGTAA
- the feaR gene encoding transcriptional regulator FeaR, translating into MTILRAEIAGRFDGWLHDVNQVCGHFDAQCLGEGFSGSIREHQTGALRLSFVDITQARLFRSSKEIAQSDCKHFYLVSQLAGRAGMEQAGNCVEMQPGDITLIDSSVPNNFLYEDSSRQISLILPRHLLEQSRRFTEVHCAQRIPASAPMAAMANRLILESTQQGALSVSESEATLEALVSLLRPVLCASDSVPDAHERLFRKTLRFIDEHICSEELCPEAIAREVGVSMRGLYRMFAKKGLVVAQYIKNRRLDFCAETLRQAGSEQKLSALGYEWGFTDSSYFSTAFKARFGVSPSDYRKRYSGR; encoded by the coding sequence ATGACGATCTTACGAGCAGAAATAGCCGGCCGCTTCGATGGCTGGCTGCATGACGTCAATCAAGTGTGCGGGCATTTCGATGCCCAATGCCTGGGTGAAGGATTCTCCGGCTCCATCCGTGAGCACCAGACGGGTGCGCTGAGATTGAGTTTCGTTGACATTACCCAGGCGCGCCTGTTTCGCTCGTCGAAGGAAATAGCGCAGAGTGACTGCAAGCATTTCTACCTGGTGTCCCAGCTGGCGGGGCGTGCAGGCATGGAGCAAGCGGGCAACTGCGTGGAAATGCAGCCAGGCGATATCACCCTGATCGACTCCAGCGTGCCGAACAATTTTCTCTACGAGGATTCTTCGCGGCAGATCTCCCTGATCCTTCCGCGCCACCTGCTTGAGCAGAGTCGGCGCTTCACCGAAGTGCATTGCGCTCAGCGCATTCCCGCCAGCGCGCCGATGGCGGCAATGGCCAACCGCCTGATTCTCGAGTCGACCCAGCAGGGTGCGCTGAGCGTCAGCGAGAGCGAGGCGACCCTCGAGGCGCTGGTCAGCCTGTTGCGGCCCGTGTTGTGTGCCAGCGATAGCGTTCCCGACGCCCACGAGCGGCTGTTCCGCAAGACGCTACGTTTCATTGACGAACATATCTGCAGCGAAGAGCTCTGCCCGGAGGCCATCGCCCGGGAGGTGGGTGTTTCGATGCGGGGTCTGTATCGCATGTTCGCCAAGAAGGGCCTGGTTGTGGCGCAGTACATCAAGAACCGGCGCTTGGACTTCTGCGCCGAGACGCTGCGTCAGGCCGGCAGCGAGCAGAAGCTCTCGGCCCTGGGCTACGAATGGGGTTTCACCGACTCCAGCTACTTCTCCACGGCCTTCAAGGCGCGCTTCGGGGTATCCCCGAGCGATTACCGCAAGCGCTACAGCGGGCGCTAG
- the paaF gene encoding 2,3-dehydroadipyl-CoA hydratase PaaF has protein sequence MPRTLAVLQPEQGVRLITLQRPEALNALNTELLAELASELDLAEQDINNRVVVITGSRKAFAAGADIKEMAERDLVGILNDPRLAHWQRITRFSKPLIAAINGFCLGGGCELAMHADILIAGEDARFGQPEINLGIMPGAGGTQRLLRAVGKSLAMQMVLGGEPIDARHALRAGLVSEVTQPELTVERAMAIARLIAQKAPLAVRLAKEAVLKAEDTDLASGLRFERHAFTLLAGTRDRDEGIRAFQEKRRPDFTGQ, from the coding sequence ATGCCTCGTACCCTTGCCGTCCTGCAGCCAGAGCAGGGCGTCCGCCTGATCACCTTGCAGCGCCCCGAGGCGCTCAATGCGCTGAACACCGAATTGCTCGCCGAGCTGGCCAGCGAGCTGGATCTCGCCGAGCAGGACATCAACAACCGCGTGGTGGTCATCACCGGCAGCCGCAAGGCATTCGCCGCCGGCGCCGATATCAAGGAAATGGCCGAGCGCGATCTGGTGGGCATCCTCAATGACCCACGCCTGGCGCACTGGCAGCGCATCACCCGCTTCAGCAAACCGCTGATCGCCGCCATCAATGGCTTCTGCTTGGGCGGAGGCTGCGAGCTGGCCATGCACGCCGACATCCTCATCGCCGGCGAGGACGCGCGCTTCGGCCAGCCGGAAATCAACCTCGGCATCATGCCCGGCGCTGGCGGCACCCAGCGTCTGCTACGCGCGGTGGGCAAATCCCTGGCCATGCAGATGGTGCTCGGTGGCGAGCCCATCGACGCCCGCCACGCCCTGCGTGCCGGACTGGTCAGCGAAGTGACCCAGCCTGAGCTCACGGTCGAGCGGGCCATGGCCATCGCCCGCCTGATCGCCCAGAAGGCGCCGCTGGCCGTGCGCCTGGCGAAAGAGGCCGTGCTCAAGGCCGAGGACACCGACCTGGCCAGCGGCCTGCGCTTCGAGCGCCACGCCTTCACCCTGCTCGCCGGCACCCGCGACCGCGACGAAGGCATCCGCGCCTTCCAGGAAAAGCGTCGCCCCGACTTCACCGGCCAGTGA
- a CDS encoding aldehyde dehydrogenase family protein codes for MSEIQLLPKVRQYLQRDHGHFIDGQYRSGSGDKRIPVVNPANGEVIAQVNGATASEVEEACLSSRRAFSGEWAQTSPYQRGLILNRLADLIEANGEELAQLETQCSGKHIQLSRMFEVGQSAMFLRYYAGWATKISGETMTPSFPSMAGEQYTAMTRREPVGVVAGIVPWNFSVMISIWKLGAALATGCTLILKPSEFTPITLLRLAELAIEAGLPAGVLNVVNGTGEVGAQLIEHPKVAKVSFTGSVPTGLKVGQSAMAANLTRVTLELGGKNAAALLPDADIDAAVAGLIQTGYVHQGQVCASPERIYVHRSQLDETLAKFAAAVKGMSIGSPLDESVQFGPLANKPQFDKVSQFLAAARHDNQVICGGNPLAGSGFYVEPTVLLANGPQDRFLYEETFGPILCVVPYDEVDELPALINDSPFGLTASIWTNDLSRALRLIPQIEAGTVYVNMHTFLDPSVPFGGIKASGMGREFGSAFIDDYTELKSVLIRY; via the coding sequence ATGAGCGAAATTCAGTTACTGCCCAAAGTACGCCAATACCTGCAACGCGATCACGGCCACTTCATCGACGGCCAGTACCGTAGCGGCAGCGGCGACAAGCGTATTCCCGTCGTCAACCCCGCCAATGGCGAGGTCATCGCACAGGTCAATGGCGCGACAGCCAGTGAGGTCGAAGAGGCCTGCCTGTCCTCCCGACGCGCCTTCAGTGGCGAGTGGGCGCAGACGTCGCCCTATCAACGCGGCCTGATTCTCAATCGTCTGGCCGACCTCATCGAGGCCAACGGCGAGGAACTGGCGCAACTGGAAACCCAGTGCTCGGGCAAGCATATTCAGCTGTCGCGCATGTTCGAGGTTGGTCAAAGCGCGATGTTCCTGCGCTACTACGCCGGCTGGGCCACCAAGATCAGCGGCGAGACCATGACCCCGTCGTTCCCGTCCATGGCCGGCGAGCAGTACACCGCTATGACGCGCCGTGAGCCAGTCGGCGTGGTCGCGGGCATCGTGCCCTGGAATTTCTCGGTAATGATCTCCATCTGGAAGCTCGGCGCAGCCCTGGCAACCGGCTGCACGCTGATCCTCAAGCCGAGCGAATTCACCCCGATCACCCTGCTGCGCCTGGCCGAACTGGCCATAGAAGCAGGCTTACCGGCAGGCGTACTGAACGTGGTCAACGGTACGGGTGAAGTCGGTGCACAGCTGATCGAACACCCCAAGGTAGCCAAGGTTTCGTTCACCGGCTCGGTTCCAACGGGCCTCAAAGTCGGTCAGAGCGCAATGGCCGCCAACCTGACCCGCGTGACCCTGGAGCTGGGCGGCAAGAACGCCGCAGCACTCTTGCCCGATGCGGATATCGATGCCGCCGTGGCCGGCCTGATCCAGACGGGCTACGTGCACCAGGGCCAGGTCTGCGCCTCGCCGGAGCGCATCTACGTGCACCGCTCGCAGCTCGATGAAACCCTGGCCAAGTTCGCCGCAGCGGTGAAGGGCATGAGCATTGGCTCGCCACTGGACGAGAGCGTGCAGTTCGGCCCGCTGGCCAACAAGCCGCAGTTCGACAAGGTGTCGCAATTTCTCGCCGCGGCCCGCCATGACAACCAGGTCATCTGTGGCGGCAACCCGCTTGCGGGCTCGGGCTTCTACGTCGAACCCACCGTGCTCCTGGCCAACGGCCCGCAGGATCGCTTCCTGTACGAGGAAACCTTCGGCCCGATTCTCTGCGTAGTGCCTTACGACGAAGTGGATGAACTGCCGGCACTGATCAATGACTCGCCCTTCGGCCTCACCGCCAGCATCTGGACCAACGACCTGTCCCGCGCGCTGCGCCTGATCCCGCAGATCGAGGCAGGCACGGTCTACGTCAACATGCACACCTTCCTCGACCCATCGGTGCCCTTCGGCGGCATCAAGGCATCCGGCATGGGGCGCGAGTTCGGCAGCGCCTTCATCGATGACTATACCGAGCTGAAGTCGGTGCTCATCCGCTACTGA
- the paaY gene encoding phenylacetic acid degradation protein PaaY, which translates to MTCYSLDGLVPVVHPTAYVHPSAVLIGDVIIGPGCYVGPLASLRGDFGRIILEEGANIQDTCVMHGFPDSDTVVGRNGHIGHGAVLHGCQIGDDVLVGMNAVVMDGAEIAARSFVSATAFVKAGFSCPEQSLVMGAPAQVKRSLSDEEVAWKRTGTHEYQVLARRCMESLAVCEPLPAVEAQRPRIADRGLRPKGSSSP; encoded by the coding sequence ATGACCTGCTATAGCCTCGATGGCCTGGTGCCTGTGGTGCACCCCACGGCCTACGTACATCCCAGCGCGGTGTTGATCGGCGACGTGATCATCGGCCCGGGCTGCTATGTCGGGCCGCTGGCCAGCCTGCGTGGCGATTTCGGCCGGATCATCCTCGAAGAAGGCGCCAACATCCAGGACACCTGCGTCATGCATGGCTTTCCCGACAGCGACACCGTGGTCGGGCGCAATGGCCATATCGGCCACGGCGCCGTGCTGCATGGCTGCCAAATTGGCGATGACGTACTGGTGGGCATGAATGCGGTGGTGATGGATGGCGCCGAGATCGCTGCGCGCTCCTTCGTCTCTGCCACTGCCTTTGTCAAGGCAGGTTTCAGCTGCCCCGAGCAGTCACTGGTGATGGGCGCGCCGGCGCAGGTCAAGCGCAGCCTCAGCGATGAGGAAGTGGCCTGGAAACGCACAGGCACCCATGAGTACCAGGTGCTGGCTCGGCGTTGCATGGAGAGCCTCGCGGTCTGCGAACCGCTGCCGGCCGTCGAGGCGCAGCGGCCACGCATCGCCGACCGGGGACTGCGGCCCAAGGGGAGTTCGTCGCCATGA
- the paaH gene encoding 3-hydroxyacyl-CoA dehydrogenase PaaH: MPALPNTSLVAVIGAGAMGAGIAQVAAQAGHPVRLYDNRPGAAAQAVEGIARQLARLVEKGKLDADAQRAIVARLQPADALQELADAHLVIEAIVENLEVKRSLLRELEALCAPTCILASNTSSLSITSLATGLKHPGRVIGMHFFNPAPLMALVEIVSGLDSDPALADSLHATAKAWNKKPVHTRSTPGFIVNRVARPFYAESLRLLQEGAADCATLDALLRDAGGFRMGAFELTDLIGHDVNYAVTCSVFDAYYGDFRFQPSLIQKELVDAGRLGRKSGRGFYDYAEGAQRPNASELSSDLSVDGCVVEGDLGAAEPLLARLQAAGLAVTRRDGAGLLRVGDAVLALSDGRLASQRAREDGLANLVLLDLALDYTKASRLGISWAADTSKLARDQAVALLQRAGITASPLADLPGLAVLRTVAMLANEGADAVLQGVGSAADIDLAMQAGVNYPRGPLAWADAIGLPCVLRILDNLQAAYGETRYRPSLLLRRHAAEGRVFHDQL, translated from the coding sequence ATGCCTGCCCTGCCCAACACCTCACTCGTCGCCGTCATCGGCGCCGGCGCCATGGGTGCCGGCATCGCCCAGGTGGCGGCCCAGGCCGGCCATCCGGTGCGCCTCTATGACAACCGCCCCGGCGCCGCCGCCCAGGCCGTGGAGGGCATCGCCCGCCAGCTCGCTCGCCTGGTCGAGAAAGGCAAGCTCGACGCCGACGCACAACGTGCCATCGTCGCTCGCCTGCAACCTGCAGACGCACTGCAAGAGCTGGCCGATGCCCACCTGGTGATCGAAGCCATAGTCGAGAACCTGGAGGTCAAACGCAGCCTGCTGCGCGAACTGGAAGCGCTGTGCGCCCCCACCTGCATCCTCGCCAGCAACACCTCGTCGCTGTCGATCACCAGCCTGGCCACCGGCCTGAAGCACCCTGGTCGGGTGATCGGCATGCACTTCTTCAACCCGGCACCGCTGATGGCTCTGGTGGAGATCGTATCGGGCCTGGACAGCGACCCTGCGCTGGCCGACAGCCTGCATGCCACCGCCAAAGCCTGGAACAAGAAGCCGGTGCACACCCGCTCCACTCCGGGCTTCATCGTCAATCGCGTGGCGCGCCCCTTCTATGCCGAAAGCCTACGCCTGCTGCAGGAAGGCGCCGCCGACTGCGCCACGCTCGATGCGCTGCTGCGTGATGCCGGTGGCTTTCGCATGGGCGCCTTCGAGCTCACCGACCTGATCGGCCATGACGTCAACTACGCCGTCACCTGCTCGGTGTTCGACGCCTACTACGGCGACTTCCGCTTCCAGCCTTCGCTGATCCAGAAGGAACTGGTCGACGCCGGCCGCCTGGGCCGCAAGAGCGGTCGCGGCTTCTACGACTACGCCGAAGGTGCCCAGCGCCCCAACGCCAGCGAGTTGAGCAGCGACCTGAGCGTCGACGGCTGCGTGGTGGAGGGCGACCTGGGTGCGGCCGAGCCGCTGCTGGCACGCCTGCAGGCCGCCGGTCTGGCGGTGACCCGGCGTGACGGCGCCGGCCTGCTGCGGGTCGGTGACGCGGTGCTGGCACTCTCCGATGGGCGCCTGGCCAGCCAGCGTGCCCGCGAGGATGGCCTGGCCAACCTGGTGCTGCTGGATCTGGCGCTGGACTACACCAAGGCCAGCCGCCTCGGCATCAGCTGGGCAGCCGACACCTCCAAACTCGCCCGCGACCAGGCCGTGGCGCTGCTGCAACGCGCCGGCATCACGGCCAGCCCGCTGGCCGACCTGCCGGGCCTCGCCGTACTGCGCACCGTCGCCATGCTCGCCAACGAGGGCGCCGATGCCGTGCTGCAAGGCGTTGGCTCGGCGGCGGACATCGACCTGGCCATGCAGGCCGGCGTCAATTACCCCCGGGGGCCGCTGGCCTGGGCCGACGCCATCGGCCTGCCCTGCGTGCTGCGCATTCTCGACAACCTGCAGGCGGCCTACGGCGAAACCCGCTACCGCCCATCACTGCTGCTGCGGCGTCATGCCGCCGAAGGGAGAGTCTTCCATGACCAACTATGA
- the paaX gene encoding phenylacetic acid degradation operon negative regulatory protein PaaX translates to MTSLAPLDQLITRFQQQTPIRVSSLIITLYGDAIEPHGGTVWLGSLIQLLEPMGINERLIRTSIFRLTKEGWLSAEKVGRRSYYSLTGAGRRRFEKAFKRVYSSSVPVWDGAWCLVVLSQLSQDKRKQVREELEWQGFGAIAPTVLANPRCDRVDVSATLQELDALDDSIIFETRTQDVLASRALRAQVRESWNIDELGRHYSEFIQLFRPLWKELREQESLKPADCFLARTLLIHEYRRLLLRDPQLPDELLPGDWEGRAARQLCRNIYRLIYCSAEAWLNATLETADGPLPDASESFYQRFGGLK, encoded by the coding sequence ATGACTTCGCTTGCTCCCTTGGACCAACTCATCACCCGCTTCCAGCAGCAGACGCCGATTCGCGTCAGCTCGCTGATCATCACCCTGTACGGCGATGCCATAGAACCCCATGGCGGTACCGTGTGGCTGGGTAGCCTGATTCAGTTGCTCGAGCCCATGGGCATCAACGAGCGGCTGATCCGCACCTCGATCTTTCGTCTGACCAAGGAAGGCTGGTTGAGCGCCGAGAAGGTCGGGCGGCGCAGTTACTACAGCCTGACCGGCGCCGGTCGGCGCCGCTTCGAGAAGGCCTTCAAGCGGGTCTACAGCTCCAGTGTGCCGGTGTGGGACGGTGCCTGGTGCCTGGTGGTGCTTTCGCAGTTGTCGCAGGACAAGCGCAAACAGGTGCGCGAAGAGCTGGAGTGGCAAGGTTTTGGTGCAATCGCGCCGACGGTGCTGGCCAACCCCCGCTGCGACCGGGTCGACGTCAGCGCGACGCTGCAGGAGCTCGATGCCCTGGACGACAGCATCATCTTCGAGACCCGCACCCAGGATGTCCTGGCTTCGAGAGCGCTACGCGCCCAGGTTCGCGAGAGCTGGAACATCGATGAGCTGGGCAGGCATTACAGTGAATTCATCCAGCTGTTCCGCCCGTTGTGGAAGGAACTGAGGGAGCAGGAAAGCCTGAAGCCTGCAGACTGCTTTCTGGCGCGAACCTTGCTGATCCATGAGTATCGCCGGTTGCTGCTGCGCGATCCGCAGTTGCCGGATGAGCTCCTCCCGGGCGACTGGGAAGGGCGTGCTGCACGTCAGCTGTGTCGCAATATTTACCGTCTCATCTATTGCAGTGCCGAGGCCTGGCTGAATGCCACGCTGGAAACGGCCGATGGCCCTCTGCCGGATGCCAGTGAAAGTTTCTATCAGCGTTTCGGAGGGCTAAAGTAG
- the paaG gene encoding 2-(1,2-epoxy-1,2-dihydrophenyl)acetyl-CoA isomerase PaaG yields the protein MTFDHILFAIEAGVATLSLNRPEQLNSFNAKMHGEVREALKQVRQNPEVRVLLLTGEGRGFCAGQDLADRNVAPGSAAPDLGASIEQFYNPLIRTLRDLPMPVICAVNGVAAGAGANIPLACDLVLAARSASFIQAFCKIGLIPDSGGTWTLPRLVGMARAKALALLGERLSAEQAEQWGLIYRVVDDAELRDEALKLARHLATQPTYGLALIKRSLNASLNNGFDEQLELERDLQRLAGRSEDYREGVSAFMAKRTPAFKGR from the coding sequence ATGACCTTCGACCACATCCTCTTTGCCATCGAGGCGGGTGTCGCCACCCTCAGCCTCAACCGCCCAGAGCAACTGAACAGCTTCAACGCCAAGATGCACGGCGAAGTCCGCGAAGCCCTCAAGCAGGTACGCCAGAACCCGGAGGTTCGCGTCCTGTTGCTGACCGGCGAGGGCCGCGGCTTCTGCGCCGGTCAGGATCTGGCCGACCGCAACGTCGCGCCGGGCAGCGCCGCGCCGGATCTGGGCGCCTCCATCGAGCAGTTCTACAACCCGCTGATCCGCACCCTGCGCGACCTGCCCATGCCGGTGATCTGCGCGGTCAACGGGGTCGCCGCCGGCGCCGGGGCCAATATCCCCCTGGCTTGCGACCTGGTGCTGGCCGCCCGTTCCGCCAGCTTCATCCAGGCCTTCTGCAAGATCGGCCTGATCCCCGACTCCGGCGGCACCTGGACCCTGCCACGCCTGGTCGGCATGGCCCGTGCCAAGGCCCTGGCCCTGCTGGGCGAGCGCCTCAGCGCCGAGCAGGCCGAGCAGTGGGGGTTGATCTACCGCGTGGTGGACGACGCCGAGCTGCGCGACGAAGCCCTCAAGCTGGCCCGCCATCTGGCGACCCAGCCCACCTACGGCCTGGCGCTGATCAAGCGCAGCCTCAACGCCAGCCTGAACAACGGCTTCGACGAGCAACTGGAACTGGAGCGCGATCTGCAGCGCCTGGCCGGTCGCAGCGAGGACTACCGCGAGGGCGTCAGCGCCTTCATGGCCAAACGCACCCCTGCCTTCAAAGGACGCTGA
- the paaN gene encoding phenylacetic acid degradation protein PaaN: MSTQAQVAAIELFERHRPTLQRAVEAIGERGYWSPFPESLKQYPEASVQNAQAQFEALLGRHFELEGPDPLARVGRERSPYGLELGVSYDQYDADALMTRLQAALPAWRDAGPRARLGACMEILQRLNALSPTLAHAVMHTSGQAYMMAFQAGGPHAQDRALEVLAYAWQAMAAVPETASWIKPQGKQAPLLLNKRWHIVPRGLALVIGCSTFPTWNTYPGLFASLVSGNPVMVKAHPGAILPLAMSVKVAQQVLAELGFDPALVSLVVDTPEAPVSQRLALDARVKLVDFTGSSAFGNWLEANARQAQVFTEKAGINSVIIDSVRDFQAVARNLALSLSLYSGQMCTTPQAIYVPRGGIATADGHLSFAEVAQGLAGAIRDFLGDNERACAVLGAIQSNATAERIQACRRLGELLLDSEVREHPQFPGARVRTPLLLQVDASAREAYGEERFGPIAFVIATDDSAHSLQLAGELIAEKGALTLGVYSTDDKVLERAEALAQEVAVALSINLDGGVLVNQSAAFSDFHASGGNPAANASITDMAFVVRRFVVVQSRRHVAAWERADDLL, translated from the coding sequence ATGTCCACGCAAGCCCAGGTTGCCGCTATCGAGTTGTTCGAGCGTCACCGCCCGACCCTGCAACGTGCCGTCGAGGCCATTGGCGAGCGGGGCTACTGGTCGCCGTTCCCCGAGAGCCTCAAGCAGTACCCGGAGGCCTCGGTGCAGAACGCACAGGCGCAATTCGAGGCGCTGCTGGGGCGGCATTTCGAGCTGGAAGGGCCGGACCCGCTGGCACGAGTAGGGCGCGAGCGCTCCCCTTATGGGCTGGAGCTGGGCGTGAGCTACGACCAGTACGATGCCGATGCCCTGATGACGCGCCTGCAGGCGGCTCTGCCGGCCTGGCGTGATGCCGGGCCGCGCGCGCGCCTGGGGGCCTGCATGGAAATACTGCAGCGTCTCAATGCGTTGAGCCCGACGCTGGCGCATGCCGTGATGCATACCAGTGGGCAGGCTTACATGATGGCGTTCCAGGCTGGCGGGCCGCATGCCCAGGATCGTGCTCTGGAAGTGCTGGCCTATGCCTGGCAGGCCATGGCCGCGGTGCCGGAGACTGCCAGCTGGATCAAGCCACAGGGCAAGCAGGCGCCGCTGCTGTTGAACAAGCGCTGGCACATCGTGCCGCGTGGCCTGGCGTTGGTGATCGGCTGTTCCACCTTCCCGACCTGGAACACCTACCCCGGGCTGTTCGCCAGCCTGGTCAGCGGCAACCCGGTCATGGTCAAGGCGCACCCGGGCGCCATCCTGCCGCTGGCGATGAGCGTCAAGGTGGCGCAACAGGTGCTGGCTGAGCTGGGCTTCGATCCGGCCCTGGTCAGTCTTGTGGTCGATACCCCCGAGGCCCCCGTGAGTCAGCGCCTGGCGCTGGATGCGCGGGTGAAGTTGGTGGATTTCACCGGCTCCAGCGCCTTCGGCAACTGGCTGGAGGCCAATGCGCGGCAGGCTCAGGTCTTCACCGAGAAAGCTGGCATCAACAGCGTGATCATCGACAGCGTGCGGGATTTCCAGGCCGTGGCGCGCAACCTGGCGCTCTCTCTGAGTCTCTATTCCGGGCAGATGTGCACCACCCCTCAGGCCATCTATGTGCCGCGCGGCGGTATCGCCACGGCTGACGGCCATCTGTCCTTCGCTGAGGTGGCCCAGGGCCTGGCTGGCGCCATTCGGGACTTTCTCGGCGACAACGAGCGTGCTTGCGCGGTGCTCGGCGCCATCCAGTCGAACGCCACTGCCGAGCGTATCCAGGCTTGCCGGAGGCTGGGTGAACTACTGCTCGACAGCGAAGTGCGCGAGCATCCGCAGTTTCCAGGGGCGCGTGTGCGCACGCCGCTGCTGTTGCAGGTCGATGCCAGCGCCAGGGAGGCCTATGGCGAAGAACGTTTTGGCCCCATCGCCTTCGTCATCGCCACCGACGACAGTGCCCACAGCCTGCAACTTGCCGGTGAGCTGATCGCCGAGAAAGGCGCCCTGACCCTGGGCGTCTACAGCACCGACGACAAGGTGCTGGAGCGTGCCGAAGCGCTGGCCCAGGAGGTGGCGGTGGCATTGTCGATCAACCTCGATGGCGGCGTGCTGGTCAACCAGTCGGCTGCCTTCAGTGATTTTCATGCCAGCGGCGGCAACCCGGCGGCGAACGCCTCGATTACCGACATGGCCTTCGTCGTGCGGCGTTTCGTCGTGGTGCAGAGTCGCCGTCATGTCGCTGCCTGGGAGCGTGCCGATGACCTGCTATAG